ttaaatatttgcTTTGCATTGATTTTAAGCTGCAAACAAACGTTAAAATTTTGTATCAATGCAGTAAATGTTCTTTCTGTTCTTACagttttgtacaaatgtttgtcaaatgttcgacatgtttcggatgttccttccgaCCTGAAAATActctactttctagtccaatttacttcctagtccaaacttctcGCAGGACGACAAGGGATGACAGGGGACAGGTTATAAACCCATGACCACCAAGACCATGCAGCCATCtaatagaattcaaacgaaataaAAGATTGCAACGTAGTAGCAAATATCAAAAGTGTGTACTCATTATAACACGTTGAATGTTAACTTAAACCGTTTAATTTACAACTTTCCACTTATTTTCTCTACACTTACTAAGAAACATTGTTGATTCGAGCATGTTTGGTTTACATGTTTGGGAACtgtagcccaaacctcccgcagcaACAAAcacctttatttttttcgaAATTTTGGACTAGCAAAAAACTTTCATTgatagttttataaaaaaaaacatacaaaaagttAACTACCTTCATCTCAAAGTAAGATGTTACTTATCTTTACAGGAACTCACGTACTGACGAGCTTAACTGCTGGTGCAGCCCTTGTAAAAGACGATTACTTGGACAGATCTTTTGCTCAGCTTACGTCTGACGAAAGATCCTCCATTCTAGTAGCAGCAAGTGCATCCTTCTTTGGAGCCTTTCACGTTGACACGTCATACAGGTAACCCTTGACAACCAGCTTTTAGTTCTCTATGTCTcctgaataaaaacaaaatataaacaactttatttttcaaaaacaaagctAACGTTGTGTGCATTTGTATCCATTAGTATTGATCAGccatttaatttgtaatagatctagagtttaatCAATACTAACAGTACCAAATCTGtgacattggaaatatttttaccattttttttccgCTAAGCGCAATTtcctgcttttaactttctcaatgcgctatgatcctatcccttgtCTTGATCAATTGggaaaagggtggggggggggaggagagagaaagaaggggcaATGTTACCACGATTGCTTTTTAGATGcatttatgcaaaaaaaaaaaaaaaaagttgagcgACTTGCCTTGGCGCAGACCTCCTCAAACTAACTCTAAACAAATTacaaagggggctaattcagtTTATTTCGCCACATCAGTATATATACAATTTcgttcccttgttcaataccaaacaaaataaataatcaccAATAGTTatctaattgaatattttttttattgggtatggaagaaataacatgttcaaactttttacagacagacagacagagtgacttgttATAAGCTGTATAAAAATGGACCAAGGTCCACAGAATATCTCACAAGTTAAAACGTCGTTGGAAGAAAAatcaatgtaaaaagaaaatcctGGATTTGAAAAACACTTAAAAAATGATTtccatgaatatttttttaccattcCTCTTATTAACTTGCAAGCTCGTCACGGGTTCAAGAACTGGAACCTGGAcacaaatttataaaaaaattcaaaccattTTATATCTTGTgtctgttactattaatagttaatagttgtaaaagaagtgtatttttatgaaaaacatttgttgcataagtgatttaaaaattagatttttcgctttcagaaattaaaaaagtagcagttgcatcagaactttgattggtctaaattattatgatgtcggattttcactatcttttctagtttaagacatctaaacgggacggacggacagacattcaacacaaaactattagcgtctttttccctttcgggggcctctAAAAATGGACAGTTTAGCTAATCAGTGGAGTAGCTAGGTTGGGAGGGGGTCAAAATGTGAAAATCCCACCGAGCCCCCACTTGAAGGGATCCCCCATTTGAGTgtcgtaaatttttttttatattaaattaggtcattatctcatgtcatgatgtcgaatgtcaaaatgcaagggcctctaaagaggtcaatcccagGGTCCCACAAATTGACCACAAAGTGTAAACTCCAGATTGAGGTTAAAATTTGTGAAAATGTAATcatctttaaattaaaattgggtCTATTTGTTCGTTGGGATTCTTGTATTCATTAAcaagtgaaataaataaatagaaaagttCACTACTATTTAGGGCAACGTGTTATAACCATCTAGCCCGGGCATGctgccctgcctcatagtggcgcccgggtggaaacgatcgtaggaggaaacgattaggctaaagggtagcaaaacaagattcccgtgggggtgcctaagggggcgcaagagcatcctcattgctctgtgcggagttgtaaaaaagctcccacaaccttgtcacaatttAGGCGCcattcctcaaggggccgttacataaatggcgtgtcctgcacggttagcctggtatagaaaaggaaaatggcaggggtccCGGTGCACGCGAGTCTGACACCCGCCATTCAGGCCgtgaaagggagctcttgttcacttttgctggcttagagttccaagaaggagaagaagaagataactatctatatatagaatatatctgCATATGAGTGCGTCCAGGCCGCATTTACAATTGATCTATTTAATTATAGTGAAATTTCCCTCTCTCACCctccctctctatctttcttgGCTAAATTGCCGTCGACAAACTACATCAAAGTAAAGCCATTCGTTATAAAGATGTATTTATAATGTGAAGATGTATACCAAATTTTAATTTACCTAATAATTAGCACGTTTTGCATCAGCAATGCCCAAACTACTGCCCGGCGGCTACATTTGGCTCTCCTGAAACTGCGACAAAATAGCAGAATAAAACGTAATAGGCTCAGTTCCATTGGGCTCGCTGGTGTTTCTGGTGATTCGCGTGTTGGAAATGTCAATGGCCTCAACGTCGAAAAAGCACCACgagatatatttaaatatatcttcTTCCAAGTTTTCTAAAACTGCCTAATTTACTAACAAATAAAATCTTGAAAGCATTTTTAAATAGAACATTGATGTAAATAGTTAGTCCCTAAATTAAAAGTAGAGACTCAAGCTTGGAGATGTAGTTGTACATAAAATTACTATTTTTTCCAACTTTTTCAAATTAGCCACAAAAGTGAAAGCTCAAGTAACAGCGGCTATGACAAGAGTGTACAACAGTCATACATCTACACATTTGGAGGGCCCAAGTTTAAAACCAACATGGAAGTCGACCAATGGGCTGACGGCGTTGACTCAAACTTGGTCGCAATGGACAGAGCTGGCGAtccactttacttttttatcaCACCTCAAACATTACCAGAACTTTCCGACTTCATTGTTGAGAGTGTAGCGAAGGTGAAACTATTTATgtagattgtttttgtttaggtaAATTGTTTATTCAAATCTTCTTTTTCCCTTTGTAATTTCTCATGTAACTAAGTAGGCCAATCCTAGATACGCATCTGCTCTCACAGGCTAGATATTTGTCATCTCCAGGTACTACAGTGTTTTCAACCTTCTTCTACTTCtgactcactacaataacacaactgTTCAGTCTCACTCTCTGGCGTCGTCTCCCttaactaagaccaagtgaaaatatcatttatattgcatcattcacaaacAATAACCTCTTCACACCGTTAccatataacacacacacacacacacacacaaatacacacacacactccataacaagagGTTTAAAGACTTTTTGAAAAGCGCTGTCTAAAAATATATCGTATAAATGAGTACAAAATGAAACTACACTACTAGTGCTCAGTAAAAGTATGTCATCATAATTATGTTTCACACTTTCACATTCAGATGGTTCAAGAAGCGATAGAGACTTACTATGAAATGAACACCGTCAGAGGATGTACAAAACTGGGAGAACCAAATTTCAGCTACTCTGCGAATTTCAATGATGGAAATTGTAAAGAAGTGTCTACCAATTTAATGTTTGGAGGTAAGTTAAGTTTTAATCTACTTACATAAATATCAAAGACTCTAAAACAAAGATTCACTGCTGCAGGGTTGAACGACTGTCGAACCTTAATATGCCTTTATATGCAAGCGTTTTTTAACGTTTTAATTTAGCATTGTCCCAGATTTGTCTTCAACTCCAACTCTTGACAAATAGTAGAACAaagtataacttttttttctattttcatatttatttattcgcTTATCTAAATTTCTTATCTAATTTACCGAAGTAAAGATTTATAATCAGTAACAAGCTATTAACTAGTGATACTAATTTGTAGAATATCGtttatgtttattatataaCAGCACACTAGCGCTTAGCGATCAAATTCTTGGGGACTTGAAATAACAATAAGATGGTCCTGATTTCGATTCCTTCTGTTCTATTTTATTATGGTCAATATGATAGTTTATTATTTGTGTTAGCTTTTACAATGATGTTTTGGTAATGCTGAGGTGGACATTTATAGGTTAGAATAAATTTCCGTTTGTTTTTTCTCGTTCTGAACTGACCAGGTGTTTACCAAAAATGTACTCGCCCGGGAGGTAATCCATCGTGTTATAGCCTTTCTTCGCAAGTCAATCCAAAAACCGGAAGCTTTTCTTGTCCTGAGTCTTACAAACCGGTTGCAGTTTACACGTACTATCATAGCTTTTTTGGGTAAGTTTAATTCTATTCAACCATCTTTTCTATAAATAAagtatctattttttaaaaagcttttatatagcgataTGATCCAATCTAATTAGGGGCCATTGGGGGTGTCTGGCAGAAGGTTTTAATAATGTCTTgcggtgctcagtaaacacaactctgcttgagtcgggtgtcaaGCCTCGAGTCCCCTTGAGAGGTAGCCAGGCTAAGGCTTAATTGGCATCTCTGTCACATATCCCATTGTTAactagtatttaatttttttttttttttttacattgaggCTATTTTTTTCGTTTGCAAAGTAacttgttttataataataataatagtaataattataatggtattataatactaataataaatatacatacacaATTTCAAACATTCGGTTTGACAAGACTTCTTAGtgtatgaaacatttttttacaaatcttatatcaactcactgtggatggctgcctggcagagtggtttgcgcgctggattgtctttcagatttatcgatggtcccgggttcaaaccatgcccgctcccatccccgtcgtcctgcgggaggtttggactaggaagtaattatcttcaattctgaaggaacatccgaaacatgtaaaacaaacaaaaacattctgtctgtctgtctatctgtctttctggccgaaagtttctacacgttacttctcccacaGCCAATCTCAGATCACGCTAaaattttgcactattatttcttttacctgacaacacaagaatcaattaaaaaaacttaaccaatcagttaattaactattggtaataaattatttagtttggtatatcaaacaagagaaacaatttgtacttgactgaagtggtagtataagctgaattactTCCCTTTATAGACCGTCTCTTGacgcttagtgaacacaaacatgaaatagaaacaatagataactctacacTCTTCCGTGTTCTTAGACTCTTAGCTAACacagtggttaccgcgttgagaaggctttagcccacaagttacAATTTAGGtcgttcccctttttttttaaatatatcacccttatacccccttctttctccccctaccccccttccccccaacTGTTCCAGACCAGTGGTAGGACCAGAACGTAGTGAAAAAGCTCAAAGCTTGAAACTGtgcgaaacaaaaacaattggtaacaaACAATGTCTAATCGCACAGACTTATTGtcgttagtctagatctattacaaatgtaatgacatgactgatccaaactcattGATATACTTAATatgaactttgtttttttttaacgtatttttttgtattctccTTGTTTTTCCCTTTAGACTTGAAGCTTCCACAAGTTATTGGTGTGCTCCTGTAGGACCAGTCCAGCAAAGTTCGGGCTACTTATTCGGAGGGCTTTATGGCAACGGTGTTATAAACGTCTTAACAGGGGCaatggtaataaaaaaaaacaacttttaaaatacacaatattcataaattttatctttcgTTTATTAagaaatgaagatttttttttcctaacaacTGTAATATGTATAGGTAATGAAAGAGTTTTGCCAGAACACTAAGACAGTAATGTCGTACATTTTATGGTCGGGGTTTTTTCTTTGACAGATCAATTTTATAATTCTTCTTTTCAGGCTGAAAACTTTTCATCGGATCAAAAGCCTGGGTGGATGGACACGGTTTTCGAAAACGGCTTCAACGATATCCCCTAGAAATATGActgttgatgtatatctttgggaaaagaattacttgcTAATTGGCCAtactgggaaaactctaattTGATAGTTAtagttttcaaagtaaaataaaacatgaatttaaTTTGGCTACAGGTCcatacaatcttttattttgaaCAGACATACGTCAGCGTGTTTTCCCGCTTGTAGGCTTTATTCATTTAATCgttcaataaataaacagaCATTCAGTAACTTTTACCCACTGTCTactaagtctatatctataggcctataattagcATTTTATATaatctgagtagatttatacattcgcttaaccaggatttttttcttcttttttctaaaaaatCAGAATTGCCCAGCGGGATTTTATCCTCGATCTATTTTCTATGATATGTTTATTTGTATAAGTGATGACTTTGAACAACATTCTGGATCATCTATTCCCTTTGGTGGATTTTTCACGTGTAACATTGGTAAGAATCCACTATCAACTTAAATGAGTTACTCATTTCTCTTATATATTTAGcatgtttttataaaatatattgttaaaaagaaaattattttaacatttaagtTGTAAATAGTATGTCAAATGAATCATGGTATATTTTGTAGGTAATCCATTAGCGATGGACGCTTATCATACCAACGATCTCAAGGCTTCAAATGGTAACTCTTTGAAGTCATTTCTTGTCGGAAGCGGCGAAGAAGGTTATCCGAAAAAGTGTCCAGACGGATTTAGTCAGCACCTAGTGGCTATCAAAGAGGTGAAATAACAGAGATTAAGTGTACTAATATGTGTCAATATAAATGCGAATCTTATTGCTTAACAAATTGAAGACAAATATGCAAATATAATATGGCAATACCAGAAAACAGTATTTTAATAGAAATTCGGTGAATTAAATTTGGCGAAATTAAGGTAAGTGTGACTCTACTTTGAGCATCTACTTTAAATCTTGTTGGCGGTAACAGCAGCAACATCCTGAAAAGCCTTGTTAGTTCTTTTAGGAACAAGAAACAAAAGTTATGCGTTCAAATGAAGGAAATAAAGAATGAGTATATGaaacatagaaagagagagagagagagagagggagagagcgagaaagaaagagtgagggAGATAGtcgagaaaggaagaaagagtgtgggtgtgtgtgagagagagagagagaaagagagaaagagcgtGGAAGAAATtcgagaaaggaagaaagaaagagagagaaataaagaaaatagagTATggaattaaaacaataaaataatgttaatcTGTAGATAAACTAAAAGTCGCTCATTAATTTTTGATTGTGATTATTTCTAAAATTCAGCATAACAATTTTATGATCATCCATATCACGCGTGATTTCTAAAAACATGTTCTATTCCTACAGGGGTGTGCTATTCACTATTGTGTAAGAACTGGTTCCTTGAACTCACCCAATATAACCACTGTCAAAAGACCACCTTTTATGCGGGTTCCAGAGACTTTTAATATGCAAAATATAACTTTCTATAAAAGAAAGGTAACGTGAATAACTTCAAACTAGTTAGATTACATTGTATTGTTAGttttttattacattgtattgttagttttttattacattgtatTGTTAGTTTTTCATTACATTGTATTGTTAGTTTTTCATTACATTGTATTGTTAGTTTTTCATTACATTGTATTGTCAGTCTTCCAATTTCAAAGTCCTTTGTTATTAacattgtaacaaaatatgttcTTCCATTACAAAGTCATTCATTCACAAACATTTCACTTGAATGTATGAGACATGGAGGGAAATTGaaacataacaataataaaatcattTCCACCACCCCCACTCCTCTGctaataattatatttctttgCTTAAACACTCACTATGACATGTACATTTTAATTCGCGGAGGATCCCGGGGCTTTATGCTAATGAAAAAATTCAATTCTgcacagttcataacattcttCCTTGTTTCTAAAGGGACACTTCGTAATGTTTCTAGGGGTGTGTTGACTGACTTGTGAAGCGCCTGGCTACCGACCCAAATACAAATACCAGAGAAGACTGAGTTTTTGACTTTTGGGATTTATTAGGACTCGTCTGTATCCACACAACTCTTGTATCACTACCTGACAGTAGAACGGGAAAGTAAAAGAGTTTGTTTCTTGAGATGGCCACGCGCCATCTTCTTTAACCGtagaccatagaaacagatgagctttacatcatcagccccatgGATAGGAAGATTTGAAAGGGCTACTTTGACAAACTCTTTAAAATGTCTTTGACAAGTATTTCAGTATCCCATTAAGTCAAATATCTGACTAGCGCTGCCCTTCATATTTTGCATGCAGACTTGAATCATCAC
This genomic stretch from Biomphalaria glabrata chromosome 4, xgBioGlab47.1, whole genome shotgun sequence harbors:
- the LOC106054140 gene encoding macrophage-expressed gene 1 protein-like → MSVCKVFLLWIALISQCIGLESEQPVSYQSDWPFGDPKRCLDNAKIGKLNLDLFEVLPGIGWDNLVNKETSLVVSYNFSQCKLTDDRHYLLPNDVMTVPIKDSHVQTFAEVIEEWNEARSMTSDTVNVDVGLKVPFVSISGKFSYEHQQLKTTQMKHNAMTTRVQLRYQRYQVKLNMDPQLSLPFKDRLLKIGEKLYANQTEYARYLSQLLVREYGTHVLTSLTAGAALVKDDYLDRSFAQLTSDERSSILVAASASFFGAFHVDTSYSHKSESSSNSGYDKSVQQSYIYTFGGPKFKTNMEVDQWADGVDSNLVAMDRAGDPLYFFITPQTLPELSDFIVESVAKMVQEAIETYYEMNTVRGCTKLGEPNFSYSANFNDGNCKEVSTNLMFGGVYQKCTRPGGNPSCYSLSSQVNPKTGSFSCPESYKPVAVYTYYHSFFGLEASTSYWCAPVGPVQQSSGYLFGGLYGNGVINVLTGAMNCPAGFYPRSIFYDMFICISDDFEQHSGSSIPFGGFFTCNIGNPLAMDAYHTNDLKASNGNSLKSFLVGSGEEGYPKKCPDGFSQHLVAIKEGCAIHYCVRTGSLNSPNITTVKRPPFMRVPETFNMQNITFYKRKIVENEKSMENLTKAEHRSIQYSELPSSAIAGIVLGVLLGCAGIAVFIFVVVKKRLLRRTTLYRRLSEESHVLYGSDVST